The Globicephala melas chromosome X, mGloMel1.2, whole genome shotgun sequence genome window below encodes:
- the CLDN2 gene encoding claudin-2 — protein MASLGLQLVGYILGLLGLLGTLVAMLLPSWRTSSYVGASIVTAVGFSKGLWMECATHSTGITQCDIYSTMLGLPADIQAAQAMMVTSSAISSLACIVSVVGMRCTVFCQESRAKDRVAVVGGVFFILGGLLGFIPVVWNLHGILRDFYSPLVPDSMKFEIGEALYLGIISSLFSLVAGIILCFSCSPRGNRSNYYDAYQAQPLATRSSPRPGQPPKGKSEFNSYSLTGYV, from the coding sequence ATGGCCTCTCTTGGCCTCCAACTTGTGGGCTACATCCTGGGCCTGCTGGGGCTGTTGGGAACCCTGGTTGCCATGCTACTCCCCAGCTGGCGAACAAGCTCTTACGTCGGTGCCAGCATCGTGACCGCAGTCGGCTTCTCCAAGGGCCTCTGGATGGAGTGTGCCACACACAGCACAGGCATCACCCAGTGTGACATCTACAGCACCATGCTGGGCCTGCCTGCTGACATCCAGGCTGCCCAGGCCATGATGGTGACGTCCAGTGCAATCTCCTCCTTGGCCTGCATTGTCTCTGTGGTGGGCATGAGATGCACAGTCTTCTGCCAAGAGTCCCGAGCCAAAGACAGAGTGGCGGTGGTGGGCGGAGTCTTCTTCATCCTTGGAGGCCTCCTGGGCTTCATCCCTGTTGTCTGGAATCTTCACGGGATCTTGCGGGACTTCTACTCCCCACTGGTGCCTGACAGCATGAAATTTGAGATCGGAGAGGCTCTTTACTTGGGCATTATTTCCTCCCTGTTCTCCCTGGTAGCTGGAATCATCCTCTGCTTTTCCTGCTCGCCCCGGGGAAATCGGTCCAACTACTACGATGCCTACCAGGCCCAGCCCCTGGCCACTAGGAGCTCTCCAAGGCCTGGTCAACCACCCAAAGGCAAGAGTGAGTTTAACTCCTACAGCCTGACAGGGTATGTGTGA